From the genome of Pseudomonas putida:
CGGTCTGCCCGGCCAACTGCTCCAGGGTCATGCCCATCTTCTTACGCAAAATTCTCAGCTGCACCGACATCCAGGGCTGTTCCTTCGAAATTGATGACACACACATCTTGAATATGACACAAGGTGTCATTAGGATTACCAAGTGTCCTGAAGCCGTTGCAGCGGCCGCCAGGCAAACATCGCCTACTTTTTGATCAGGTGCCGCTCGTGACTACGACTATGCAAACCCCCAAGGACCAGCTCGTCCAGCTCGCAGAAAAGCAGATGCTGACGGCGCTGGTCGATAACACCTATACCCCACGGCAGAAGCTCGCGTTGACCTGCCGCATTCTCTTCGACGGCGGCCACGACTCGGGCCTGGCCGGACAGATCACGGCGCGGGCAGAAGAGGCGGGGACCTATTATACGCAACAGCTTGGCCTGGGCTTCGACGAGATATCGGCGAGCAACCTGCTGGTGGTGGACGAGGATCTCAACGTGCTCAGCGGCCGCGGCATGGCCAATCCGGCCAATCGCTTCCACAGCTGGTTGTACCGCGCGCGCCAGGATGTGAACTGCATCATCCATACCCATCCGTTGCACAGTGCCGCCCTGTCGATGCTCGAAGTGCCGCTGGCCATTTCACACATGGACCTCTGCCCGCTGTTCGAGGACTGCGCCTTCCTCAAGGACTGGCCCGGCGTGCCGGTCGGCAACGAAGAGGGTGAGATCATCTCGCGGGCGATTGGCGACAAGCGCGCCATCCTGCTTTCCCACCATGGCCTGCTCATCGCTGGCGGTTCGATCGAAGAGGCCTGTGTGCTGGCGCTGCTGTTCGAGCGTGCCGCGAAGATGCAACTGCTGGCCATGGCCGCCGGCGAGATTCGCCCCATTCCCCAAGCCTTGGGCCAGGAAGCCCATGATTGGATCTCCACGCCCAAACGTCATGGCGCTGCGTTCAGCTATTACGCACGTCGTGCCTTGCGTGCCCATGGCGACTGCCTGGGCTGATTGACGCTGTACTCATTCCTGGAAAACGGCAAAGGTCTCGATTATGTCCACACCTCAGATTCGCGGCGTCATCGGCTACACCATCACACCTTTCAAAGCGGACGGCTCGATCGATCTGGACGCCCTGGGCCTATCCATCGACAACCTGATCGCATCCGGCGTGCATGCCATCGCCCCGCTGGGCAGCACCGGCGAAGGTGCCTATCTCGCCGAGAGTGAGTGGGAATCGGTGGTGCGCTACAGCCAGGAGAGGATTGCCGGGCGCGTGCCCAGCGTCGTCAGC
Proteins encoded in this window:
- a CDS encoding aldolase, encoding MTTTMQTPKDQLVQLAEKQMLTALVDNTYTPRQKLALTCRILFDGGHDSGLAGQITARAEEAGTYYTQQLGLGFDEISASNLLVVDEDLNVLSGRGMANPANRFHSWLYRARQDVNCIIHTHPLHSAALSMLEVPLAISHMDLCPLFEDCAFLKDWPGVPVGNEEGEIISRAIGDKRAILLSHHGLLIAGGSIEEACVLALLFERAAKMQLLAMAAGEIRPIPQALGQEAHDWISTPKRHGAAFSYYARRALRAHGDCLG